Part of the Paenibacillus wynnii genome is shown below.
TTCAGTCTCTACTTTGCCAAATCCGATTCGATCCCTCAATGTAGCCTTTGTATCAAATTCTGAAGGCATCAGAGCGACTGGCAATCCACCTGCACCTTTGATCCACCCGAGATCAAGTCCTAGTTTCTTCGATGCTGGGAACAGCGTGGCACCCAAATACGGGATTGTGTTTGATGGATTAGCAGCGATATAAGCCGCGATCTCTGGAGCTCTTACTAAATCTTGAATATTCATAGTTAATTGTCACCTTCCCTTTCTTAGTCGATGAATGCGATCTGCTTCAATGCTACAATTTCCTCAGCGGTAGGAGCAGTCGGGATTTTATTTTTATTAATGAACCCATGAAGAACAAGAGCACCTGGAGCCGGACGGACGTTACATCGGTATCGTTCAAAAGCACGCCCTCGGCGTTCGATACCCCTGTTGTAGTGGTTGCTTTAACAGCGAGTACAGTATCGTCAGCAAGAATTCCCCCTCCAAGGATGGTGCCAGCACGAACAATTTTCTTGCCGTCAGCATTTGCCGTAACGCCAGCGTTACTCACAGTGATTGCTACCGCGACATAGTGATCAGGGAATTTAAGAATTTCTTTTTGTTTCCGTATGTTGTTTCTATGAATTTACTCATTTTGATTTATCCTCCGTTCTTATTTGAAATAACTTTCTCGGGCCGTATCCAGCCCTTCATTACCTTTAGTGGATTCAGCCAATTGCTTTCCAAAGTAACCGACCTTCATCACCTTGATCGCCCTTGACTGATCCTTACCATCCAACAGTGAGCGTCCCTTTAAATTTGAAGCCTCCACCGCCG
Proteins encoded:
- a CDS encoding major capsid protein, yielding MNIQDLVRAPEIAAYIAANPSNTIPYLGATLFPASKKLGLDLGWIKGAGGLPVALMPSEFDTKATLRDRIGFGKVETEMPFSVKLCS
- a CDS encoding phage scaffolding protein — protein: NEKVVTGLIDKGKLVIGDDGKVVGLDDQLKVLQTSDAYLFKTRIRAAVEASNLKGRSLLDGKDQSRAIKVMKVGYFGKQLAESTKGNEGLDTARESYFK